In Pseudomonas fluorescens NCIMB 11764, a single window of DNA contains:
- the moaC gene encoding cyclic pyranopterin monophosphate synthase MoaC: MLTHLDSQGRAHMVDVTEKDVTFREATAQALVRMLPETLQMIVNGGHPKGDVFAVARIAGIQAAKKTSDLIPLCHPLMLTGVKVELSAEGDDTVRIVARCKLSGQTGVEMEALTAASVAALTIYDMCKAVDRGMTIESVRLLEKLGGKSGHFLADQP; the protein is encoded by the coding sequence GTGCTGACTCATCTCGATTCCCAAGGTCGCGCCCACATGGTCGACGTCACCGAAAAAGACGTGACGTTCCGTGAAGCGACGGCCCAGGCGCTGGTGCGCATGCTGCCCGAAACCCTGCAAATGATCGTCAACGGCGGCCATCCCAAGGGTGATGTGTTCGCCGTGGCGCGCATCGCCGGCATCCAGGCCGCGAAGAAAACCAGCGACCTCATTCCTCTGTGCCACCCGTTGATGCTCACTGGCGTCAAAGTCGAACTCAGCGCTGAAGGTGACGACACCGTGCGCATCGTCGCGCGCTGCAAGTTGTCCGGGCAGACCGGCGTCGAGATGGAAGCGCTGACCGCCGCGAGCGTTGCGGCGCTGACCATCTACGACATGTGCAAGGCCGTCGATCGCGGCATGACCATTGAAAGCGTGCGCCTGCTGGAGAAACTCGGTGGCAAGAGCGGCCATTTCCTGGCGGATCAACCATGA
- the moaD gene encoding molybdopterin converting factor subunit 1 — translation MNVTVKFFARYREALGVDSVKVEGDFATVDDVRALLAKRDGAEVLSEQNLMCARNEDLCQLDEPVSDGDEVAFFPTVTGG, via the coding sequence ATGAACGTTACCGTGAAGTTTTTCGCTCGTTATAGAGAGGCACTGGGCGTCGACTCGGTGAAGGTCGAAGGCGATTTCGCCACCGTCGATGACGTTCGCGCGCTGTTGGCCAAGCGTGATGGCGCCGAGGTATTGAGCGAACAGAACCTGATGTGCGCCCGCAACGAAGACCTCTGCCAACTCGACGAACCGGTGAGCGATGGCGACGAAGTGGCGTTCTTCCCGACCGTGACCGGGGGCTGA
- the moaE gene encoding molybdopterin synthase catalytic subunit MoaE encodes MAIRVQSTAFDPGAEVNAMHAANVGVGAVVSFVGYVRDFNDGLDVAGMFLEHYPGMTEKALGKIVTEAEQRWPLLKLEVLHRIGALEPGEPIVFVGAASAHRQAAFDACAFVMDYLKTRAPFWKKENTSDGARWVEGRDSDHAAADRWKQ; translated from the coding sequence GTGGCCATTCGTGTGCAATCCACGGCGTTCGATCCGGGCGCCGAAGTCAACGCCATGCACGCCGCCAATGTCGGTGTCGGCGCGGTGGTGAGTTTTGTCGGCTACGTGCGCGACTTCAATGACGGGCTAGACGTTGCCGGGATGTTTCTTGAACACTATCCGGGCATGACCGAAAAGGCCCTTGGCAAGATTGTCACCGAGGCCGAGCAGCGCTGGCCGTTGCTCAAGCTGGAAGTGCTGCATCGCATCGGCGCGCTGGAGCCTGGCGAGCCGATCGTCTTTGTCGGCGCCGCCAGCGCCCACCGCCAGGCGGCGTTCGACGCCTGCGCCTTTGTCATGGACTACCTGAAAACCCGTGCGCCGTTCTGGAAGAAGGAAAACACCAGCGATGGTGCGCGTTGGGTTGAAGGGCGTGACAGTGATCATGCGGCGGCGGATCGCTGGAAGCAGTGA